Proteins encoded by one window of Polaribacter haliotis:
- a CDS encoding acyl-CoA reductase, giving the protein MSNIQNRITAFAKLGDFLSQFSQVKIDKKENIEHNDLFFDGFKHQLKIAQENNSWFTKENLLFSLESWSKALTKSNLDKWISNNNIKVETPKTVAIVMAGNIPLVGFHDFLSVLISGHSVLVKQSSGDKHLLPFLSKYLEYVEEEFKENITFTEQKLENFDAVIATGSDNTARYFEYYFKNKPNIIRKSRNSVAVITGNETEEDLKKLSEDVFTYFGLGCRSVSKLYVPKEYDFNNFFNGMFVKKDMINNAKYANNYDYNKAVYLMSEFDLLENGFLMIKEDESYSSPIATVFYEYYDNEIDLKIKLHQDKEKIQCIVAKDFIENEVAFGETQNPQLWDYADGINTLEFLSKI; this is encoded by the coding sequence ATGAGTAATATTCAGAACAGAATTACAGCTTTTGCAAAATTAGGTGATTTTTTAAGTCAGTTTTCTCAAGTAAAGATTGATAAAAAAGAAAACATAGAACATAACGATTTATTTTTTGATGGCTTTAAACATCAATTAAAAATTGCGCAAGAAAATAATTCTTGGTTTACAAAAGAGAACTTATTGTTTTCTTTAGAAAGTTGGTCTAAAGCTTTAACTAAAAGCAATTTAGACAAATGGATTTCTAACAATAATATAAAAGTTGAAACTCCAAAAACAGTTGCTATTGTAATGGCTGGAAACATTCCTTTGGTTGGTTTTCACGACTTTTTATCGGTTTTAATTTCCGGTCATTCCGTTTTAGTAAAACAATCTTCTGGAGATAAACATTTATTACCTTTTTTATCAAAATATTTAGAATATGTTGAAGAAGAGTTTAAAGAAAATATAACCTTTACAGAACAAAAATTAGAAAACTTTGATGCTGTAATTGCAACAGGAAGCGATAATACAGCTCGTTATTTCGAATATTATTTCAAAAATAAACCAAATATCATTAGAAAAAGTAGAAATTCTGTTGCTGTAATTACTGGAAATGAAACTGAAGAAGATTTAAAAAAATTGTCTGAAGATGTTTTTACATATTTCGGGTTAGGTTGTAGATCTGTTTCTAAATTGTATGTTCCTAAAGAGTACGATTTTAATAATTTCTTTAACGGAATGTTTGTTAAAAAAGACATGATTAACAACGCTAAATACGCCAATAATTACGATTATAATAAGGCTGTATATTTAATGAGCGAATTCGATTTGTTAGAAAATGGTTTTTTAATGATAAAGGAAGATGAGAGTTACTCCTCTCCTATTGCTACTGTTTTTTATGAATATTATGACAATGAAATAGACTTAAAAATAAAATTACATCAAGATAAAGAAAAAATACAATGTATTGTTGCTAAAGACTTTATAGAAAATGAAGTTGCTTTTGGCGAAACTCAAAATCCTCAGTTATGGGATTATGCAGATGGAATTAATACATTAGAATTTTTATCAAAAATTTAA
- a CDS encoding exonuclease domain-containing protein, protein MYAILDIETTGGKFNEEGITEIAIYKFDGHSVVDQFISLVNPEKEIQKFVVKLTGINNNMLRNAPKFYEVAKRIVEITKDCTLVAHNTSFDYRILSTEFERLGYDFNRNTLCTVELSQALILDQPSYSLGKLTKSLGIPMTDRHRASGDALATVQLFKLLLEKDINKTIIQSSVKYYDRRIEKDKHQKLIDSTSKVMGVFYVHDSEGKVIFIGRGKNIKAEVNKLFLKDTKRSIKIQDRANSISFEKSGNELFTRLKYYIELETLSPKYNFKKKRKPFHQNFNNDNFIIIDKGREIEEHAVILIENNEVFGYGYTNLAYQENKLDILKTVLTPLENKELSKAIIKNYLNKNKVQKIIRL, encoded by the coding sequence TTGTACGCAATATTAGACATTGAAACAACTGGAGGTAAGTTTAATGAAGAAGGTATAACAGAAATTGCCATCTATAAATTTGACGGACATAGTGTTGTAGACCAATTTATTAGCTTGGTAAATCCTGAAAAGGAAATTCAGAAATTTGTTGTTAAGTTAACAGGCATAAACAATAACATGTTACGCAATGCACCTAAATTCTATGAAGTTGCAAAAAGGATTGTAGAAATTACCAAAGATTGTACTTTAGTTGCACATAACACATCTTTCGATTATAGAATTTTAAGCACAGAATTCGAACGTTTAGGATACGATTTCAACAGAAATACTTTATGTACTGTAGAACTAAGTCAGGCTTTAATTTTAGACCAACCTTCTTATAGTTTAGGAAAACTAACCAAATCTCTTGGAATTCCTATGACAGATAGGCACAGAGCTTCTGGAGATGCTTTGGCAACTGTACAATTATTTAAATTATTGTTAGAAAAAGACATTAATAAAACCATTATACAAAGTTCTGTAAAGTATTACGATCGTAGAATAGAAAAAGATAAACATCAAAAATTAATAGATTCTACCTCTAAAGTAATGGGCGTATTCTACGTGCACGATTCAGAAGGAAAAGTAATTTTTATTGGGCGAGGAAAAAATATAAAAGCAGAAGTTAACAAGTTGTTTTTAAAAGATACAAAAAGGTCTATTAAAATTCAAGATAGAGCAAATTCCATTTCATTCGAAAAATCTGGTAATGAGCTTTTTACACGTCTAAAATACTACATAGAATTAGAAACACTTTCTCCTAAATATAATTTTAAGAAAAAGAGAAAACCTTTTCATCAAAATTTTAATAACGATAATTTTATTATTATTGACAAAGGTAGAGAGATTGAAGAACATGCCGTAATTTTAATAGAAAATAACGAAGTTTTTGGTTATGGGTATACGAATTTAGCATATCAAGAAAATAAATTAGATATTTTAAAAACAGTACTTACTCCTCTAGAAAACAAAGAATTATCCAAAGCAATTATTAAAAATTATTTAAATAAAAATAAAGTACAAAAAATTATTCGATTATAA
- a CDS encoding TonB-dependent receptor: MKQKNVLKLCTIAFLFMLPLGLMAQTVKGKITDSSGSGLPYMNIVEKGTTNGTTSDDNGNFSINVKKMPTTLVVSSLGYTTKNVKVTNSSFLNIKIEESDVSLDEVVITGTRTPVRSNTKSPLPIDIVSSKDLVSTGQTTFDKALQFKIPSFNTVQTPVNDATSLLDPYEIRNMGPSRTLILINGKRKNLSALLYTQTSPGRGETGSDISGIPVDAIKSVEVLRDGASAQYGSDAIAGVINIILKDNPNGGSATLRTGITSEGDGEMFGVSVNNGTSIGDDKGFINYTVDFSKTSLSNRPGTVDAAGEAADFEANIADVQEFLSRRPDAGNINGSPETAAAKFLVNGSYKLSEQSNLYFNAAFINKKVNSFANYRTPYWRTVTSMPYLADFFPGNHPTNAGGYDGYVPTFEGDLNDYNATVGFKSVINDWNVDASFTTGGNSQTYKVNQSHNRNEVFSPSTWRDLNGNNVVDTAEYDFNMDGTVDPNEGVELNQGSQLYRENSKKSFDPGGTSFSHNVGNIDISKILSDNLSVAFGTEFRYETFEVIEGELGSYDGGGADSFAGNSPENSGKFTRYNFGGYASLNWNPTENLTLDGTIRSENYSDFGNAFVWKASGAYTISDKYTLRSSVSTGFRAPTLHQIYTQKAQYSFVPGQGIQVGGLVNNVSSQAGLLGINKLDAETSTNFTLGFGGKVNRNLSFTFDYYNIAVKDRVVLGSEITGTAFDADGNNIGTTPLDDILRDNNLSDLSFFSNAIDTKTSGLDVVLTYNKLEVGDGTLGFNLSGNYTIQNERDGDVKNPKIVADAGQSVVNATQEALFFTSRPKTKWILGTTYDIGKFGLSLNNTYFGKTTFKQQGMSTDLRTEFTPKVVTDLGINFNATEKLTIALNVNNLLNVLPEWSFKAENAAGTALLGDPAQVKNQSNLITFNQRYSQMTYDGYHFSQLGTMFNLSLNYQF, translated from the coding sequence ATGAAGCAAAAAAATGTATTAAAACTATGTACAATTGCCTTTTTATTTATGTTGCCTTTAGGATTAATGGCACAAACAGTAAAAGGAAAAATTACAGATTCATCTGGCTCAGGTTTGCCATATATGAATATTGTTGAAAAAGGAACAACTAACGGAACAACTTCCGATGATAATGGAAATTTTTCTATAAATGTAAAGAAAATGCCTACCACTTTGGTTGTTTCTTCTTTAGGTTACACAACAAAAAATGTAAAGGTTACAAATAGTTCTTTCTTAAACATTAAAATTGAAGAAAGTGATGTTTCTTTAGATGAAGTTGTAATTACTGGTACAAGAACACCTGTAAGAAGTAATACAAAAAGTCCTTTACCTATAGATATTGTATCTTCTAAAGATTTAGTATCTACAGGACAAACTACTTTCGATAAAGCTCTACAATTTAAAATACCTTCATTTAATACGGTTCAAACTCCAGTAAATGATGCTACCTCTCTTTTAGATCCTTATGAAATTAGAAATATGGGACCAAGTAGAACATTAATATTAATAAACGGAAAACGTAAAAATTTATCTGCATTATTATATACACAAACATCTCCAGGTCGTGGAGAAACTGGTTCTGATATTTCAGGAATACCTGTAGACGCGATTAAATCTGTAGAAGTATTAAGAGATGGAGCTTCTGCACAGTATGGTTCAGATGCAATTGCTGGTGTAATAAATATTATTTTAAAAGACAATCCAAATGGAGGTTCAGCAACTTTAAGAACAGGAATTACATCTGAAGGTGATGGAGAAATGTTTGGTGTAAGTGTTAATAACGGAACTTCTATTGGAGACGATAAAGGTTTTATTAATTATACAGTAGATTTTTCTAAAACTAGTTTATCTAATAGACCAGGAACAGTAGATGCTGCTGGAGAGGCTGCAGATTTTGAAGCAAATATTGCTGATGTACAAGAATTTTTATCAAGACGTCCAGATGCTGGAAATATAAATGGTTCTCCAGAAACGGCTGCCGCTAAATTTTTAGTAAATGGTTCTTATAAATTAAGCGAACAGTCTAATTTGTACTTTAACGCTGCATTTATCAATAAAAAAGTAAATAGTTTTGCAAATTATAGAACTCCATATTGGAGAACAGTAACAAGTATGCCTTATTTAGCAGATTTTTTCCCTGGAAATCATCCAACAAATGCTGGAGGTTATGATGGTTATGTACCTACATTTGAAGGAGATTTAAACGATTACAATGCTACAGTTGGTTTTAAATCTGTTATAAATGATTGGAATGTAGATGCAAGTTTTACAACTGGTGGAAACTCACAAACATATAAAGTAAACCAATCTCACAATAGAAATGAAGTTTTTTCTCCTTCTACTTGGAGAGATTTAAATGGAAACAATGTTGTAGATACTGCTGAATATGATTTTAACATGGATGGTACTGTAGATCCAAACGAAGGTGTAGAATTAAATCAAGGTTCTCAATTATACAGAGAAAATTCAAAAAAATCTTTTGATCCAGGAGGAACTTCTTTTTCTCATAACGTTGGAAATATTGATATCTCTAAAATTCTTTCAGATAACTTAAGTGTTGCATTTGGTACAGAGTTTAGATACGAAACTTTCGAAGTTATAGAAGGTGAACTAGGTTCTTATGATGGTGGTGGTGCAGATTCTTTTGCAGGAAATAGTCCTGAAAATTCAGGAAAATTTACACGTTATAATTTTGGAGGTTATGCTTCTTTAAACTGGAATCCTACAGAAAATTTAACTTTAGACGGAACAATTAGAAGTGAAAATTATTCTGATTTTGGAAACGCATTTGTATGGAAAGCAAGTGGTGCTTATACAATTTCAGATAAATACACTTTAAGAAGTTCTGTATCAACAGGATTTAGAGCACCAACATTACACCAAATTTATACTCAAAAAGCTCAATATAGTTTTGTTCCAGGACAAGGTATTCAAGTTGGTGGTTTGGTAAACAATGTTTCTTCTCAAGCAGGTTTATTAGGAATTAATAAATTAGATGCAGAAACATCTACTAACTTTACTCTTGGTTTTGGTGGTAAAGTAAATAGAAATTTAAGTTTTACTTTCGATTATTATAACATTGCAGTTAAAGATAGAGTTGTTTTAGGTTCAGAAATAACTGGTACTGCTTTTGATGCTGATGGTAATAATATTGGAACTACGCCACTTGACGATATTTTAAGAGATAACAACTTGTCTGACTTAAGTTTCTTCTCTAATGCAATTGATACTAAGACGTCTGGTTTAGATGTTGTTTTAACATACAATAAATTAGAAGTAGGAGATGGAACATTAGGCTTTAACTTATCAGGAAACTATACGATTCAAAATGAAAGAGATGGAGATGTAAAAAATCCTAAAATAGTTGCTGATGCAGGTCAATCTGTTGTAAATGCTACTCAAGAAGCTTTATTTTTTACTTCTAGACCAAAAACTAAATGGATTTTAGGTACAACTTATGATATTGGTAAATTCGGTTTATCTTTAAACAACACTTACTTTGGAAAAACTACATTTAAACAACAAGGTATGAGTACAGATTTAAGAACAGAGTTTACTCCAAAAGTTGTTACAGATTTAGGAATAAACTTTAATGCAACTGAGAAACTTACAATTGCTTTAAATGTAAATAACTTGTTAAATGTTCTTCCAGAATGGAGCTTTAAAGCAGAAAATGCTGCTGGTACAGCTTTATTAGGAGATCCTGCACAAGTTAAAAATCAATCTAACTTAATTACTTTTAACCAACGTTATTCTCAAATGACTTACGATGGTTATCATTTTAGTCAATTAGGTACTATGTTTAATTTATCTTTAAACTACCAATTCTAA
- a CDS encoding ArsR/SmtB family transcription factor translates to MKRDIFQAIADPTRRAILLLIATQALTPNALAEEFHVTRQAVSKHIKILNDCNLLDKKKVGREIYYQLKINKMKEIDIWISQFKKIWEDRYNQLEDLLIIIKTEKNGK, encoded by the coding sequence ATGAAAAGAGACATTTTTCAAGCAATCGCAGATCCAACAAGACGTGCAATTCTTTTATTAATTGCAACACAAGCTTTAACGCCAAATGCTTTAGCTGAAGAGTTCCATGTTACTAGACAGGCAGTATCAAAACATATTAAAATTCTTAACGATTGTAATTTGTTAGATAAAAAAAAAGTTGGTAGAGAAATTTATTATCAACTTAAAATTAATAAAATGAAGGAAATTGATATATGGATAAGCCAGTTTAAAAAAATATGGGAAGATCGTTACAATCAATTAGAAGATTTATTAATAATAATTAAAACTGAAAAAAATGGAAAATAA
- a CDS encoding RNA polymerase sigma factor encodes MNLDQLILEFQKKDVKAYEKLYNMYCNSISGVVNNIVKNDNVAQEITQDVFIKAWNNSASYSSKKGRFFTWILNIARNAAIDYTRSKKFKQSKQNLNSDFFVDILETSQSLDNSTDAIGLKEFVTKLGDKCKRVIELLYFKGFTQKEASEELDMPIGTIKTRNRNCIGELRTMLGV; translated from the coding sequence ATGAACTTAGATCAACTTATATTAGAATTCCAGAAAAAAGACGTCAAGGCGTATGAAAAACTTTACAATATGTATTGTAATAGTATTTCTGGAGTAGTGAACAACATTGTTAAAAATGATAATGTTGCACAAGAAATTACACAAGATGTTTTTATAAAAGCTTGGAATAACTCTGCTTCTTACTCTTCTAAAAAAGGCCGTTTTTTTACATGGATATTGAATATTGCTAGAAATGCAGCCATAGATTATACACGTTCTAAAAAATTTAAACAGTCTAAACAAAACCTTAACTCCGATTTTTTCGTAGATATATTAGAGACCAGTCAAAGTTTAGATAATTCTACAGATGCAATTGGTTTAAAAGAGTTTGTTACTAAGTTAGGTGATAAATGTAAAAGAGTAATAGAATTACTTTATTTTAAAGGATTCACTCAAAAAGAAGCATCAGAAGAGTTAGATATGCCAATTGGTACAATAAAAACAAGAAATAGAAACTGTATAGGCGAATTACGTACTATGCTAGGAGTTTAG
- a CDS encoding D-2-hydroxyacid dehydrogenase, giving the protein MKILANDGISQSGIDALEKGGFEVITTKVAQNQLENYINEHNIDAILVRSATQVRQELIDSCPSLKLIGRGGVGMDNIDVEYAQDQGLHVINTPAASSSSVAELVFAHLFGMARFLHSSNREMPLEGDSRFKELKKAYSQGTELRGKTIGIIGFGKIGQEVAKIGLGLGMQVIATDEIITSAPISLEFFNGQKITFNIDTVDKEDLLKEADFISLHVPAQEDYIITSNEIEKMKDGVGIINTARGGIINEVDLVKAIESGKVQFAGLDVFETEPSPAVQLLMNPEMSLTPHIGAATKEAQDRIGTELASQIIALLKN; this is encoded by the coding sequence ATGAAAATATTAGCAAACGATGGAATTTCTCAAAGCGGAATAGACGCTTTAGAAAAAGGAGGTTTTGAAGTAATTACCACTAAAGTGGCACAAAATCAATTAGAAAATTATATAAACGAACATAATATTGATGCAATTTTAGTAAGAAGCGCAACTCAAGTTCGTCAAGAATTAATTGATTCTTGTCCGAGTTTAAAGTTAATTGGACGTGGTGGAGTTGGAATGGATAATATAGATGTTGAATATGCACAAGACCAAGGTTTACATGTTATAAATACACCTGCAGCTTCATCAAGTTCTGTAGCTGAATTAGTTTTTGCGCATTTATTTGGAATGGCAAGATTCCTACATTCTTCCAATAGAGAAATGCCTTTAGAAGGAGATTCTCGTTTTAAAGAGTTAAAAAAAGCATATTCTCAAGGAACAGAATTACGTGGAAAAACAATTGGAATTATTGGTTTTGGAAAAATAGGACAAGAAGTTGCTAAAATTGGTTTAGGTTTAGGAATGCAAGTAATTGCAACTGATGAAATAATTACAAGTGCACCAATATCTTTAGAGTTTTTCAACGGACAAAAAATTACTTTTAATATAGATACTGTTGATAAAGAAGATTTATTAAAAGAAGCAGATTTTATTTCGCTACATGTGCCTGCACAAGAAGATTATATTATTACAAGTAATGAAATTGAAAAAATGAAAGATGGTGTAGGAATTATAAATACAGCCAGAGGAGGAATTATAAACGAAGTAGATTTAGTAAAAGCTATAGAAAGTGGTAAAGTTCAATTTGCTGGTTTAGATGTTTTTGAAACAGAACCATCACCTGCTGTTCAATTACTAATGAATCCAGAAATGTCTTTAACACCACACATTGGTGCAGCAACTAAAGAAGCTCAAGACAGAATTGGTACAGAATTAGCGAGTCAGATTATTGCTTTACTAAAGAATTAA
- a CDS encoding SRPBCC family protein: protein MENKTDFKVNKENNTITIQRKFSASRQLVWDCYTKPTFLEQWFAPKPLTAKTKTIDFSEGGYWLYAMMEPNGTEHWGRTDFIEIKPIEFYKSLDGFCDENGKINPEMPRAKWYVKFIDLNEASNVETIITYNTLKDLETVINMGMREGLASALKRLDELLTTL, encoded by the coding sequence ATGGAAAATAAAACAGACTTTAAAGTAAATAAAGAAAACAACACTATAACTATACAAAGAAAATTTTCCGCAAGTAGACAATTAGTATGGGATTGTTATACAAAACCTACATTTTTAGAACAGTGGTTTGCTCCAAAACCATTAACTGCAAAAACAAAAACAATAGATTTTTCTGAAGGTGGATATTGGCTTTATGCAATGATGGAACCAAATGGAACAGAACATTGGGGAAGAACCGATTTTATAGAAATAAAGCCAATTGAATTTTATAAGTCTTTAGATGGTTTTTGTGACGAAAATGGAAAAATAAATCCTGAAATGCCAAGAGCAAAATGGTACGTAAAATTTATCGATTTAAACGAAGCTTCTAATGTTGAAACCATTATTACATATAATACACTTAAAGATTTAGAAACTGTAATTAATATGGGAATGAGAGAAGGACTGGCTTCTGCATTAAAAAGATTAGACGAATTATTAACAACTTTATAA
- a CDS encoding YggS family pyridoxal phosphate-dependent enzyme: MIKENLSKITQSIPENVTLVAVSKTKPVADLQEAYNAGQRIFGENKIQEMVDKYDALPKDIQWHMIGHLQSNKVKYMAHFVDLIHGVDKFSTLKEINKQAKKHNRVINCLLQAKIAKEETKFGLSFNDIEEILNSLELKDLKNIKIVGFMGMATFTDNLEQLQEEFSSLNNFFEAQKLKTDKENSQLKTLSMGMSGDYKLAIENGSTMIRVGSSIFGTRNYN, from the coding sequence ATGATTAAAGAAAATCTATCAAAAATAACACAATCTATTCCAGAAAATGTAACTTTAGTTGCAGTTTCTAAAACCAAACCTGTGGCAGATTTGCAAGAAGCTTATAATGCTGGTCAACGTATTTTTGGCGAGAATAAAATTCAGGAAATGGTTGATAAATATGACGCTTTACCAAAAGACATTCAATGGCACATGATTGGTCATTTACAAAGTAATAAGGTAAAATATATGGCGCATTTTGTAGATTTAATTCATGGAGTAGATAAATTTTCAACTTTAAAAGAAATTAACAAACAAGCAAAAAAACATAACAGAGTTATTAATTGTTTGTTACAAGCAAAAATTGCAAAAGAAGAAACTAAATTTGGTTTGTCTTTTAATGATATTGAAGAAATCCTAAATTCATTGGAATTAAAAGATTTAAAAAATATAAAAATTGTTGGTTTTATGGGAATGGCAACATTTACAGATAATCTAGAGCAGCTACAAGAAGAATTTTCTTCATTAAATAACTTTTTTGAAGCACAAAAATTAAAAACTGATAAAGAAAATTCTCAACTTAAAACGCTTTCCATGGGAATGAGTGGAGATTACAAACTAGCAATTGAAAATGGAAGTACAATGATTCGCGTAGGAAGTTCTATATTTGGCACTAGAAATTATAATTAA
- a CDS encoding 4Fe-4S binding protein: MAIIITDECINCGACEPECPNTAIYEGADDWKYSDGTDLSGSAVLPNGKTVNADEDQEPVSDEIYYIVADKCTECKGFHEEPQCAAVCPVDCCVPDDDNVETEEELLEKQRFMHNE, translated from the coding sequence ATGGCAATTATAATAACAGATGAATGTATAAATTGTGGGGCATGTGAACCAGAATGTCCTAACACAGCAATTTACGAAGGTGCAGACGATTGGAAATATTCAGATGGTACAGATTTAAGTGGAAGTGCAGTATTACCAAATGGTAAGACTGTAAATGCAGATGAAGATCAAGAACCAGTTTCAGATGAAATTTATTACATTGTTGCAGATAAGTGTACAGAATGTAAAGGTTTTCATGAAGAGCCACAATGTGCTGCAGTATGTCCTGTAGATTGTTGTGTGCCAGATGATGATAATGTAGAAACTGAAGAAGAGCTATTAGAAAAGCAACGATTTATGCATAACGAATAA
- a CDS encoding anti-sigma factor → MNIKEYIASGILELYVAGSLSEKENEEVHVAIQENSDLLTEVLSIEKAIVKLTAATSKKDASYLFTSIKKEIEDKETKIISMSKPKNNWLQYTGWAASILIGSALIWSISQNNQLKEQVATEKQQLEEQIDKASNNLAEAEKLITVFRDKDIISVPLAGQKVSPNSYAKVYWDKKTNSIYLDAKGLPDPPKGKVYQVWSLKLSPLTPTSLGTIETFTADTNKIFTIENANESEAFGITLEPAGGSESPTLDQLYTLGAVTAAP, encoded by the coding sequence ATGAATATAAAAGAATACATAGCATCAGGAATTTTAGAACTGTACGTTGCAGGTTCACTCTCAGAAAAAGAGAATGAAGAAGTGCATGTAGCAATTCAAGAAAATTCAGACTTGTTAACAGAAGTGTTATCAATAGAAAAAGCGATTGTAAAACTTACAGCTGCAACTTCTAAAAAAGATGCTTCTTATTTATTTACAAGTATAAAAAAAGAAATAGAAGACAAAGAAACAAAAATAATTTCGATGTCTAAACCTAAAAATAATTGGTTACAATACACTGGATGGGCAGCTTCCATTCTTATTGGTAGTGCATTAATTTGGTCTATATCACAAAACAACCAATTAAAAGAACAAGTTGCTACAGAAAAGCAACAATTAGAAGAACAAATAGATAAAGCTTCTAATAATTTAGCTGAAGCAGAAAAGTTAATTACAGTATTTAGAGATAAAGATATAATATCTGTACCTCTTGCTGGACAAAAAGTTTCTCCTAACTCTTATGCAAAAGTGTATTGGGATAAGAAAACAAACAGTATTTATTTAGATGCAAAAGGTTTACCAGATCCACCAAAAGGAAAAGTGTACCAAGTTTGGTCTTTAAAATTAAGTCCATTAACACCTACAAGTTTAGGAACTATAGAAACATTTACAGCAGATACTAATAAAATATTTACTATAGAGAATGCGAACGAATCTGAAGCATTTGGTATTACATTAGAACCTGCAGGAGGTAGCGAATCTCCTACCCTAGATCAATTATATACTTTGGGTGCAGTTACTGCGGCTCCTTAA
- the serC gene encoding 3-phosphoserine/phosphohydroxythreonine transaminase — MKKHNFSAGPCILPQEVLQKASEAILNFNDDNLSLIEISHRSKPFVAVMEKARSLALELLGLENKGYKALFLQSGASMEFLMVAYNLLNKKAAYLNTGTWSDKAIKEAKAFGEVVEVGSSKDKGYNYIPKGYSIPTDADYFHCTSNNTVAGTQMKEFPETKVPLICDMSSDIFSRQLDFEKFDLIYAGAQKNMGPAGATLVIIKEEILGKVERHIPSMLNYQIHLDKDSMFNTPSVFAVYVSMLTLQWLKDLGGIPFIEEVNNKKAALLYNEIDRNPLFKGIVAKEDRSTMNATFTLTDESLTETFDNMWKEAGINGLNGHRSVGGYRASMYNALPLYSVQALVDVMQELERNN; from the coding sequence ATGAAAAAACATAATTTTAGTGCAGGACCATGTATTCTGCCACAAGAAGTTTTACAAAAAGCATCTGAAGCAATATTAAATTTTAATGACGATAATTTATCATTAATAGAAATTTCTCATAGAAGTAAACCTTTTGTTGCTGTAATGGAAAAAGCTAGAAGTTTGGCTTTAGAATTATTAGGTTTAGAAAATAAAGGCTACAAAGCTTTGTTTTTACAAAGTGGTGCAAGTATGGAGTTTCTAATGGTTGCTTACAATTTATTGAATAAAAAAGCAGCATATTTAAACACAGGAACTTGGTCTGACAAAGCTATTAAAGAAGCTAAAGCTTTTGGAGAAGTTGTAGAAGTTGGTTCTTCTAAAGACAAAGGTTATAACTATATTCCAAAAGGTTATTCAATTCCTACAGATGCAGATTATTTTCATTGTACAAGTAATAATACAGTTGCAGGAACGCAAATGAAAGAGTTTCCAGAAACAAAAGTTCCTTTAATTTGTGATATGAGTTCAGATATTTTTTCTCGACAATTAGATTTCGAAAAGTTCGATTTAATTTATGCTGGTGCACAGAAAAATATGGGACCAGCAGGTGCAACTTTGGTAATTATTAAGGAAGAAATTCTTGGTAAAGTAGAAAGACATATTCCTTCTATGTTAAATTATCAAATTCATCTTGATAAAGACAGTATGTTTAATACCCCTTCTGTTTTTGCAGTGTATGTTTCTATGTTAACATTACAATGGTTAAAAGATTTAGGTGGAATTCCTTTTATTGAAGAAGTAAATAATAAAAAAGCAGCACTTTTATATAATGAAATTGATAGAAATCCGCTTTTTAAAGGAATTGTAGCCAAAGAAGATAGAAGTACAATGAATGCAACTTTTACTTTAACAGATGAAAGTTTAACAGAAACTTTCGACAATATGTGGAAAGAAGCAGGAATTAACGGATTAAATGGACATAGAAGTGTTGGTGGTTATAGAGCCAGTATGTACAATGCATTGCCATTATATAGCGTACAAGCTTTGGTTGATGTAATGCAAGAATTAGAAAGAAATAATTAG